In one Caballeronia sp. M1242 genomic region, the following are encoded:
- a CDS encoding GFA family protein has protein sequence MSRHFIHEGHCACGAVRVRVFAEPNEVNLCHCMTCRRIHGAPFGVYAIFARDAVEVSGDTIAWQSSATGRRHHCPTCGSPVYLAFDGVPEIEVPTGIFDEIGLYPPEYEIWRDTAEPWHDAQGRARYVRSRPQ, from the coding sequence ATGAGCCGCCATTTCATTCACGAAGGACATTGCGCCTGTGGCGCGGTTCGGGTGCGCGTGTTCGCGGAGCCGAACGAGGTCAATCTCTGTCACTGCATGACGTGCCGCCGCATCCACGGCGCGCCGTTCGGCGTGTACGCGATTTTCGCGCGCGACGCGGTGGAGGTGTCCGGCGATACCATCGCGTGGCAAAGCTCCGCGACGGGCCGCCGCCATCACTGTCCGACGTGCGGTTCGCCGGTCTATCTCGCGTTCGATGGCGTGCCGGAGATCGAAGTGCCGACCGGCATCTTCGATGAGATCGGGCTGTATCCGCCCGAGTATGAGATCTGGCGCGATACCGCCGAGCCGTGGCACGACGCTCAAGGCAGGGCGCGTTATGTGCGCAGCCGGCCTCAATAG
- a CDS encoding zinc-binding alcohol dehydrogenase family protein, with product MLTVICETPGTLKAEERAKPQRAENEVLLRVKRVGVCGTDLHIFTGNQPYLSYPRVMGHELSGVIEEADAASGLKAGDTVYVMPYLSCGKCIACRQGKTNCCVNIQVLGVHRDGAFTEYLNLPAQFVHKAEGVTLDQAAMVEFLAIGAHAVRRADVQPGQRVLVVGTGPIGMAAITFSRLRGANVTALDTREDRLAFCKRELKVNATVQIGERDKEELSQLTNGEFFDVVFDATGNSRAMERGFEFIAHGGKYVLVSIVPDRISFADPEFHKREATLLASRNATPEDFETVLAAMRRGDVPTDALNTHRMALNDVPAQFSSLLDPKAGVVKAIVEC from the coding sequence ATGCTGACCGTCATCTGCGAAACCCCCGGCACCCTCAAGGCCGAAGAACGCGCGAAGCCGCAGCGCGCCGAGAACGAAGTGCTGCTGCGCGTGAAGCGCGTCGGCGTGTGCGGCACGGACCTGCACATCTTCACCGGGAACCAGCCGTATCTGTCGTATCCGCGCGTGATGGGCCACGAGTTGTCCGGCGTGATCGAGGAAGCCGACGCCGCGAGCGGCTTGAAAGCGGGCGATACGGTCTATGTGATGCCGTATCTGTCGTGCGGCAAGTGCATTGCCTGCCGTCAGGGCAAGACGAACTGCTGCGTCAACATTCAGGTGCTCGGCGTGCATCGCGACGGCGCGTTCACGGAATATCTGAATCTGCCCGCGCAATTCGTCCACAAGGCCGAAGGCGTCACGCTCGATCAGGCGGCGATGGTCGAATTTCTCGCGATCGGCGCGCATGCCGTGCGCCGCGCCGACGTGCAGCCGGGCCAGCGCGTGCTGGTGGTCGGCACGGGACCGATCGGCATGGCGGCGATCACGTTCTCGCGCCTGCGCGGCGCGAACGTCACCGCGCTGGATACGCGCGAAGACCGCCTCGCGTTCTGCAAGCGCGAACTCAAGGTGAACGCCACCGTGCAGATCGGCGAGCGCGACAAGGAGGAGTTGTCGCAACTGACGAACGGCGAGTTCTTCGACGTGGTGTTCGACGCGACCGGCAATTCGCGCGCGATGGAGCGCGGCTTCGAGTTCATCGCGCATGGCGGCAAGTACGTGCTCGTGTCGATCGTGCCGGACCGCATCTCCTTCGCCGATCCCGAGTTCCACAAGCGCGAGGCGACGCTGCTCGCGAGCCGCAATGCGACGCCCGAGGACTTCGAGACGGTGCTCGCCGCGATGCGCCGCGGCGACGTGCCGACGGATGCGCTCAACACGCATCGCATGGCGCTCAATGATGTGCCCGCGCAGTTTTCGTCGTTGCTTGACCCGAAGGCGGGCGTCGTGAAGGCGATTGTGGAGTGTTGA
- a CDS encoding OmpW family protein — protein sequence MRTKLRAMLLASAAFFAGTAHAGDETMTGIHAGDVLVRLRAISIQPQVSAGGTLGSLGVDVNNAIVPELDFTYMIRDQIGVELILATSRHQVTSNIGGLGGVGVLPPTVLLQYHFNHQGHVRPYVGAGLNYTYFYNDKLEAGDTPVSIKRSSFGPALQAGVDVDVAKNVFINADVKKIWMRTSASAGGADLGSLKIDPWVLGVGVGMKF from the coding sequence ATGAGAACGAAACTTCGGGCGATGCTGCTGGCAAGCGCGGCTTTCTTTGCAGGGACGGCACATGCCGGTGATGAAACGATGACCGGCATTCACGCGGGCGACGTGCTGGTGCGCTTGCGGGCGATCAGCATACAGCCGCAGGTGTCGGCGGGCGGCACGCTCGGCTCGCTGGGCGTCGATGTGAACAATGCGATCGTGCCGGAGCTCGACTTCACGTACATGATCCGCGATCAGATCGGCGTCGAACTGATTCTCGCGACGTCGCGGCATCAGGTGACATCGAACATCGGCGGACTGGGTGGCGTGGGCGTGCTGCCGCCGACCGTTCTGCTGCAATATCACTTCAATCATCAGGGCCATGTGCGGCCGTACGTCGGCGCGGGACTGAACTACACGTACTTCTACAACGACAAGCTCGAAGCCGGCGATACGCCCGTGTCCATCAAGCGAAGCAGCTTCGGCCCGGCGTTGCAGGCGGGCGTGGATGTCGACGTCGCAAAGAACGTCTTCATCAACGCGGACGTGAAGAAGATCTGGATGCGCACCAGCGCGTCGGCGGGCGGGGCGGATCTGGGGTCGCTCAAGATCGATCCGTGGGTGCTCGGCGTGGGCGTCGGCATGAAGTTCTGA